The following are encoded together in the Cicer arietinum cultivar CDC Frontier isolate Library 1 chromosome 2, Cicar.CDCFrontier_v2.0, whole genome shotgun sequence genome:
- the LOC101514319 gene encoding uncharacterized protein isoform X2, translated as MLVNEDKFHAIVDIDNGCHRRTEQCSVSGDRSDEDQRSEIVGVSEKQRESSDSSASDSECSVELDLDGVVSDVKVHLDNKVERDCRICHLSMDLTNHDESGIPIELGCSCKDDLAAAHKHCAEAWFKIKGNKTCEICGSIAHNVAGAIEVQMTEQWNESSDPSMVPPTGPSSPAETRSFWQGHRFLNFLLACMVFAFIISWLFHFNVPS; from the exons atgcTTGTGAATGAGGACAAATTTCATGCCATTGTGGACATAGATAACGGCTGTCACCGGAGAACGGAACAATGTTCCGTCTCCGGTGACCGGTCAGATGAAGATCAAAGGTCTGAGATTGTAGGAGTGTCTGAAAAACAAAGAGAGTCATCTGATTCCTCTGCTTCAGATTCAGAGTGTTCTGTTGAGTTGGATCTGGATGGTGTAGTTTCTGATGTTAAGGTGCATTTGGATAATAAAGTTGAGAGGGATTGTAGGATTTGTCATCTTAGTATGGATTTGACAAATCATGATGAATCTGGTATTCCTATTGAGCTTGGATGTTCTTGTAAAGATGATTTGGCTGCTGCTCATAAACATTGTGCTGAGGCTtggtttaagattaagggtaACAA AACTTGTGAAATTTGTGGATCAATTGCACACAATGTAGCTGGTGCTATTGAAGTTCAAATGACAGAACAATGGAATGAATCAAGTGATCCCTCTATGGTACCGCCAACTGGACCTTCATCGCCGGCCGAAACTCGAAGTTTTTGGCAGGGACACCGATTTTTGAATTTCCTTCTAGCATGTATGGTATTTGCATTTATCATATCATGGCTTTTTCACTTTAATGTTCCCTCTTGA
- the LOC101514319 gene encoding uncharacterized protein isoform X1 gives MLVNEDKFHAIVDIDNGCHRRTEQCSVSGDRSDEDQRSEIVGVSEKQRESSDSSASDSECSVELDLDGVVSDVKVHLDNKVERDCRICHLSMDLTNHDESGIPIELGCSCKDDLAAAHKHCAEAWFKIKGNKLEVYVMSDRCQRHNIDITCEICGSIAHNVAGAIEVQMTEQWNESSDPSMVPPTGPSSPAETRSFWQGHRFLNFLLACMVFAFIISWLFHFNVPS, from the exons atgcTTGTGAATGAGGACAAATTTCATGCCATTGTGGACATAGATAACGGCTGTCACCGGAGAACGGAACAATGTTCCGTCTCCGGTGACCGGTCAGATGAAGATCAAAGGTCTGAGATTGTAGGAGTGTCTGAAAAACAAAGAGAGTCATCTGATTCCTCTGCTTCAGATTCAGAGTGTTCTGTTGAGTTGGATCTGGATGGTGTAGTTTCTGATGTTAAGGTGCATTTGGATAATAAAGTTGAGAGGGATTGTAGGATTTGTCATCTTAGTATGGATTTGACAAATCATGATGAATCTGGTATTCCTATTGAGCTTGGATGTTCTTGTAAAGATGATTTGGCTGCTGCTCATAAACATTGTGCTGAGGCTtggtttaagattaagggtaACAA ATTGGAGGTGTATGTGATGTCCGATAGGTGTCAGCGACACAACATTGATAT AACTTGTGAAATTTGTGGATCAATTGCACACAATGTAGCTGGTGCTATTGAAGTTCAAATGACAGAACAATGGAATGAATCAAGTGATCCCTCTATGGTACCGCCAACTGGACCTTCATCGCCGGCCGAAACTCGAAGTTTTTGGCAGGGACACCGATTTTTGAATTTCCTTCTAGCATGTATGGTATTTGCATTTATCATATCATGGCTTTTTCACTTTAATGTTCCCTCTTGA